One genomic segment of Christensenellaceae bacterium 44-20 includes these proteins:
- the raiA gene encoding ribosome-associated translation inhibitor RaiA — MRTVVKGKGIDISQYLRENAEKRAAKMDRYFREETELLITLSIQKARHIAEVMVPLEDGVMLRAEESSGDMYASVDAALKKLEQQIRRHRKKLEQRLHEGAYQQEPLFLEQELPDEQEEEGKILRRKSFPLQMMSEQEAVLQMQLLGHSFFVFLSEQGRVCVLYQRKDGGYGLLEPEYD; from the coding sequence ATGCGCACGGTTGTAAAGGGAAAAGGCATCGATATTTCGCAATACCTGAGAGAAAACGCAGAAAAGCGGGCGGCCAAGATGGACCGCTATTTCCGGGAAGAGACAGAGCTTTTGATTACGCTTTCCATCCAGAAGGCCAGGCACATCGCCGAAGTGATGGTCCCGCTGGAGGACGGCGTCATGCTGCGGGCAGAGGAGAGCAGCGGAGATATGTATGCGTCGGTGGATGCGGCGCTCAAAAAGCTGGAGCAGCAGATCCGCAGGCACAGGAAAAAGCTGGAGCAGCGCCTGCATGAGGGCGCGTATCAGCAGGAGCCGCTGTTTTTGGAGCAGGAATTGCCGGATGAGCAGGAGGAAGAAGGCAAAATCCTCCGCCGCAAGAGCTTCCCACTTCAGATGATGAGCGAGCAGGAGGCGGTTTTGCAGATGCAGCTTCTGGGGCACAGCTTCTTTGTGTTCTTATCTGAGCAGGGGCGGGTTTGCGTACTCTATCAGAGAAAAGACGGGGGCTATGGCCTGCTGGAGCCGGAGTACGATTAA
- the secA gene encoding preprotein translocase subunit SecA — protein MGLFHREDKFLRNARKQADKVEMLRESFQKLSDAELAAKTQEYRARYQRGESLDALLPEVFAQVREASRRVLGLEHYYVQLLGGIILHNGDIAEMKTGEGKTLVATLAACLNAVSGKGVHVVTVNDYLAKRDSEWMGKLYHFLGYSVGLIVRDMTPEEKKAAYACDITYATNNELGFDYLRDNMKVSREALVQRELNYAIIDEVDSILIDEARTPLIISGPGEKGTELYAIADGFVRKLKEEQDYVVDEKAKTVNLTEEGTAKAEKYFKVENFADMENQEINHHVYQALRAHKTMRRDIDYVVQNGQVIIVDEFTGRLMIGRRYSDGLHQAIEAKEGVKVERESRTLATITFQNFFRMYQKLSGMTGTAKTEEAEFEGIYNLAVVQVPTHRPMIREDKNDIILPTIKAKFEAVIEEICQVHETGRPMLVGTVSVENSEILSAMLKRRGIRHEVLNAKNHEKEAGIVAQAGKFGAVTIATNMAGRGTDILLGGNPDYMAKSEMRRKGYDEDMIYTASMHLDTSDEEVLKARALYQELYEGFKKQTDAEHEKVVAAGGLYIIGTERHESRRIDNQLRGRSGRQGDPGASRFYIALEDDLMRLFGGERIRMIIEKLSGGEDIPLEYGMMTRQIEKAQKRIEERNFKARSQVLKYDDVMNQQREVIYGQRRSVLMGEDIRQAIAGMLDSAVGNLADSYCPEELSAGEWDLEALNLALANLIPQAYFAPVSAEDLKKKHAKAAKELLLERAQKAYEKKSAELESEGLDMREIERVVLLREVDSKWMEHIDNMDQLRDGIGLRAYGQIDPVVAYQKEGFDMFDEMIAAIQQGTVQMLFRVTVRSKVERVQTMQPQTATHGGQGGEKPAQRHVEKKVGRNDPCPCGSGKKYKNCCGK, from the coding sequence ATGGGACTATTTCACCGGGAAGATAAATTTTTAAGAAACGCCAGAAAACAGGCGGATAAAGTGGAGATGCTTCGGGAGAGTTTTCAGAAACTTTCGGATGCGGAGTTGGCGGCCAAAACGCAGGAATACCGCGCCCGCTATCAGAGGGGCGAGAGCCTGGATGCGCTTCTGCCGGAAGTCTTTGCGCAGGTGCGGGAGGCCAGCCGCAGGGTGCTGGGGCTGGAGCACTACTACGTTCAGCTGCTGGGCGGCATCATTTTGCACAACGGGGATATTGCCGAGATGAAAACCGGCGAGGGCAAGACGCTGGTGGCGACGCTGGCCGCCTGCCTGAACGCGGTTTCGGGCAAGGGTGTCCATGTCGTTACTGTCAACGACTATCTGGCCAAGCGGGACAGCGAGTGGATGGGCAAGCTCTATCATTTCCTGGGCTATAGCGTCGGCCTCATCGTGCGGGATATGACGCCGGAAGAGAAAAAAGCGGCCTATGCCTGCGATATCACCTATGCCACCAACAACGAGCTGGGCTTCGACTACCTGCGGGATAATATGAAGGTCAGCCGGGAGGCGCTGGTACAGCGGGAACTGAATTATGCCATCATCGACGAGGTGGACTCCATCCTCATCGACGAGGCGCGCACGCCGCTGATCATCTCGGGCCCGGGTGAGAAGGGCACCGAGCTTTACGCCATCGCAGACGGCTTTGTCCGCAAACTGAAGGAAGAGCAAGACTACGTCGTGGATGAAAAGGCCAAGACGGTCAACCTGACGGAGGAGGGCACGGCCAAAGCCGAGAAGTATTTCAAAGTGGAAAACTTCGCGGATATGGAAAACCAGGAGATCAATCACCATGTCTACCAGGCGCTGCGGGCGCATAAGACCATGCGGCGGGATATCGACTACGTCGTCCAGAACGGCCAGGTGATCATCGTCGACGAGTTCACCGGGCGGCTGATGATCGGCCGGCGGTACAGCGACGGCCTGCACCAGGCCATCGAGGCAAAGGAGGGCGTAAAAGTCGAGCGGGAAAGCAGAACGCTGGCCACCATCACCTTCCAGAATTTCTTCCGCATGTATCAAAAGCTCTCGGGCATGACGGGCACAGCCAAAACCGAGGAAGCGGAGTTCGAGGGCATCTACAACCTGGCGGTTGTGCAGGTGCCCACGCACCGCCCCATGATCCGGGAGGATAAGAACGATATCATCCTGCCCACCATCAAGGCCAAGTTTGAGGCGGTCATCGAGGAGATCTGCCAGGTGCACGAGACCGGGCGGCCCATGCTGGTGGGCACGGTTTCCGTGGAAAACAGCGAGATTTTGAGCGCCATGCTAAAGCGCCGGGGCATCCGGCACGAGGTGCTCAACGCCAAGAACCATGAAAAAGAGGCGGGCATCGTGGCCCAGGCGGGCAAGTTTGGCGCGGTTACCATCGCGACGAACATGGCGGGCCGCGGCACGGATATTCTGCTGGGCGGCAACCCGGATTATATGGCCAAGAGCGAGATGCGCCGCAAGGGCTATGACGAAGATATGATCTACACCGCCTCCATGCATCTGGATACGAGCGATGAGGAGGTGCTCAAGGCCCGGGCGCTCTATCAAGAGTTATATGAAGGCTTTAAGAAGCAGACGGATGCCGAGCATGAGAAAGTTGTGGCGGCGGGCGGGCTGTATATCATCGGCACAGAGCGGCATGAATCCCGGCGCATCGATAACCAGCTGCGGGGCCGGAGCGGCCGGCAGGGAGACCCTGGCGCTTCCCGGTTTTATATCGCGCTGGAGGATGACCTCATGCGGCTATTCGGCGGCGAGCGCATTCGGATGATCATCGAAAAGCTATCCGGCGGCGAGGATATTCCGCTGGAATACGGCATGATGACCCGGCAAATCGAAAAGGCGCAAAAGCGCATCGAGGAGCGCAACTTCAAAGCCAGAAGCCAGGTGCTCAAATATGACGACGTCATGAATCAGCAGAGAGAGGTCATCTATGGCCAGCGCCGCAGCGTGCTGATGGGCGAGGATATCCGGCAGGCCATCGCCGGTATGCTGGATTCGGCTGTGGGCAATTTGGCGGATAGCTATTGCCCGGAGGAGCTTTCAGCGGGCGAGTGGGATTTGGAGGCGCTGAACCTGGCGCTGGCAAATCTCATCCCCCAGGCCTATTTTGCCCCGGTCTCGGCAGAGGATCTGAAAAAGAAACATGCAAAAGCGGCAAAAGAGCTGCTGTTGGAGCGCGCGCAGAAGGCATATGAGAAGAAAAGCGCCGAGCTGGAGAGCGAGGGGCTGGATATGCGGGAGATCGAGCGCGTCGTGCTGCTGCGGGAAGTGGACAGCAAGTGGATGGAGCATATCGACAATATGGATCAGCTGCGGGACGGCATCGGCCTGCGGGCATACGGCCAGATAGACCCGGTTGTGGCATATCAGAAGGAAGGCTTCGATATGTTCGACGAGATGATCGCCGCCATCCAGCAGGGGACGGTTCAGATGCTGTTCCGGGTTACGGTGAGAAGCAAGGTGGAGCGCGTGCAGACCATGCAGCCGCAGACGGCGACGCATGGCGGGCAGGGCGGCGAAAAGCCTGCTCAGCGGCATGTGGAGAAAAAAGTCGGCAGGAACGATCCCTGCCCTTGCGGCAGCGGCAAGAAGTATAAAAACTGCTGCGGGAAATAG
- a CDS encoding GNAT family N-acetyltransferase encodes MPQNTPELFTERLILRRFTQQDIPALFEIYRDEQANTFLPWFPLKTLDEAEELFWRQYAAAYQKPRGYRYAICQKQDNVPIGYVHASMGEAHDFGYGLRSDFWHQGFATEAGGAVIARLRQDGLPFLTATHDIANPRSGQVMQRLGMQYAYIYEEQWQPKNLLVHFRMYQLNLAQPDAPVYSGYWDRYAVHFVEQDIS; translated from the coding sequence ATGCCGCAAAACACCCCAGAGCTTTTCACAGAGCGGCTGATCCTGCGCCGGTTTACCCAGCAGGATATTCCCGCGCTTTTCGAGATTTACCGGGATGAGCAGGCCAATACGTTCCTGCCCTGGTTCCCCTTAAAAACGCTGGATGAGGCCGAGGAGCTGTTTTGGCGCCAGTATGCCGCGGCATACCAAAAGCCCCGGGGCTATCGCTACGCCATCTGCCAAAAGCAGGATAATGTTCCCATCGGTTATGTGCATGCGAGCATGGGAGAAGCGCACGATTTCGGCTATGGCCTGCGTTCGGATTTCTGGCATCAGGGCTTTGCCACCGAGGCGGGCGGCGCAGTCATCGCCCGGCTCCGGCAGGATGGGCTGCCCTTTCTCACCGCGACGCACGATATCGCCAACCCCCGCAGCGGGCAGGTGATGCAGCGGCTGGGAATGCAGTATGCCTATATCTATGAAGAGCAGTGGCAGCCCAAAAACCTGCTGGTGCATTTTCGGATGTATCAGTTAAATCTCGCCCAGCCGGATGCCCCGGTCTATTCCGGATACTGGGATCGGTATGCTGTGCACTTTGTGGAGCAGGATATATCGTAA
- a CDS encoding phosphoribosyltransferase family protein, which produces MNCSGFWKKIKGTGAELLALDAHACAVCGRDIREGAVCRDCARQLAEARILRAERLSGIPLYSCYRYDACVRTILLRFKLNHCPWLAEDIGGQMASFLSSRALGFSAVTFVPLAKGRQLQRGYNQAELLAREIGKQLGIPVLPLLRRTRKTKVQSRLAAEKRVENLKDAFGLINGEQRLSGQRILLVDDIATTGTTVLQCAKPLQKAGASVSAIVFARA; this is translated from the coding sequence ATGAACTGTTCCGGCTTTTGGAAGAAGATAAAGGGAACGGGCGCTGAACTGCTGGCCTTGGATGCTCATGCCTGCGCCGTGTGCGGCAGGGATATTCGCGAAGGCGCGGTTTGCAGAGACTGCGCGCGGCAGCTTGCCGAGGCTCGGATCCTGCGGGCCGAGCGGCTTTCGGGCATTCCGCTTTACAGCTGCTATCGCTATGATGCCTGCGTCCGGACAATTTTGCTTCGCTTTAAACTGAATCATTGCCCATGGCTTGCAGAGGACATCGGCGGGCAGATGGCATCTTTTCTGAGCTCCCGGGCGCTGGGCTTTTCCGCAGTAACCTTCGTTCCGCTGGCCAAGGGAAGGCAGCTCCAGCGCGGGTATAACCAGGCCGAGCTTTTGGCGCGGGAAATCGGCAAACAGCTTGGGATTCCCGTTTTGCCGCTGCTCAGGCGAACCAGAAAGACAAAAGTGCAGTCGCGCCTGGCGGCGGAGAAGAGGGTGGAAAATCTCAAAGATGCGTTTGGGCTGATAAACGGAGAGCAAAGACTAAGCGGCCAGCGCATTTTGCTGGTAGATGATATCGCGACGACGGGCACAACCGTTCTGCAATGTGCAAAGCCTTTGCAGAAAGCCGGCGCCAGCGTTTCGGCCATCGTCTTTGCCCGGGCATAG
- a CDS encoding aldose 1-epimerase family protein — protein sequence MIYTIENDCIRVEISDLGAELQSIKSKSDGTEYLWQGDKTYWSGRAYNLFPICGRLTEGKYTFQGKTYEMNLHGFARKTVFEVAEQGADHITFHLAADETSRAQYPFEFDLKLRYQLEGSSVKTTFLVSNKGSEPMIFAVGGHPGFNVPLCEGEAFEDYYLEFDCEKPARAITMSPTCYTTRASTPFALEGGKILALRHDLFDNDAIVLEKMCKAITLKSKKSEKSVRLEYPDMNYLGLWHAPKTQAPYVCIEPWYSVPAYDGEIDELETKRDMIHLGDGESYENSYVISVK from the coding sequence ATGATTTACACAATCGAAAACGATTGCATCCGCGTGGAGATCTCGGATCTCGGCGCAGAGCTGCAATCCATAAAATCGAAAAGCGACGGCACGGAATACCTCTGGCAGGGCGACAAGACCTACTGGAGTGGCCGGGCCTACAATCTCTTCCCCATCTGCGGCCGGCTGACCGAGGGCAAATATACCTTCCAGGGCAAGACGTACGAGATGAACCTGCACGGCTTCGCCCGCAAGACGGTTTTCGAAGTCGCCGAACAGGGGGCGGATCACATCACGTTCCATCTGGCGGCAGACGAGACTTCCCGGGCGCAGTATCCCTTCGAGTTCGATCTGAAGCTGCGCTATCAGCTGGAAGGCAGCAGCGTTAAGACCACTTTCCTGGTCTCCAACAAGGGCAGCGAGCCCATGATTTTCGCCGTCGGCGGGCACCCGGGCTTCAACGTCCCGCTCTGCGAGGGAGAGGCGTTCGAGGATTACTACCTGGAGTTCGACTGCGAAAAGCCCGCAAGAGCCATCACCATGAGCCCCACCTGCTATACCACCCGCGCTTCCACGCCCTTCGCGCTGGAGGGCGGCAAGATTTTGGCCCTGCGGCACGACCTGTTCGATAACGACGCCATCGTCCTGGAAAAGATGTGCAAAGCCATCACGCTCAAAAGCAAAAAGAGCGAAAAGAGCGTGCGCCTGGAATACCCGGATATGAACTACCTGGGGCTTTGGCACGCGCCCAAAACCCAGGCGCCCTATGTCTGCATCGAGCCCTGGTACAGCGTCCCGGCATACGACGGCGAGATCGACGAGCTGGAGACCAAGCGGGATATGATCCATCTGGGCGACGGCGAGAGCTATGAAAACAGCTACGTCATCTCCGTGAAATAG
- a CDS encoding ATP-dependent RecD-like DNA helicase, with amino-acid sequence MEGTVADIVYRNEENGYTVLDLDCEGNLVVCVGNIPLIQPGEYVRFYGGYTTHRTYGEQFKVVSMESKMPESDESIVLFLSGGLIKGVGEIIARRIVEQFHADSFSVIENNPRRLAQIKGISPKMADKIHEQYMGLQTIRGVILSLQNMGLSIKEAMAAYEVYGQSASYLIEKNPYRLIEDVPGIGFMKADRIAAEIGMEGYASLRLESGLVHILKLKMEAGHTCFPLDAAVKAAAEFLQAEPQEVLQAAERLAGRGALAENTYNGVRAVALSTAYLAESYAAYRLVQLSKAVPKIEVSGALVESILKSDEMLSEEQERAVMLAASCPVCVITGGPGTGKTTILNQVLTIFEKSGIVTALAAPTGRAAKRMEKATLRSAKTIHRLLEFGAQPGEDISEYSRFARDEDNPVEADAVIIDETSMVDIFLLKNLLAALEPGTRLILTGDSDQLPSVGPGNVLKDIISSGQVPVAILNEVFRSQGNIALNAHKVNLGESIDLFSAGDFLFLPTKTPEEALERTMRVYQERLEEGIAMDEIQIICPVKKGTIGVYNINKEIRERLNPRRVEKKELEFGDTVYREGDKIMQTVNNYNKEWYLQGTMRALTAGSGAFNGDIGRIHSIDSAERTLEILFDDDRLAQYSQNELAELEHAYAVTVHKSQGSEFDTVILPLFYGYSEFLTRNLLYTAITRAKRKMILIGSERTVAHMISNARVSRRFTALDHEIRAQAEMVEKLAGGKEKQGDEWDELFRLLEEDKGNGR; translated from the coding sequence GTGGAGGGAACGGTTGCGGATATCGTCTACCGCAACGAAGAAAACGGATACACCGTGCTGGATCTGGATTGCGAGGGCAACCTTGTGGTTTGCGTGGGCAATATTCCGCTGATTCAGCCCGGGGAATACGTCCGTTTCTACGGCGGCTATACCACGCATAGGACATACGGCGAACAGTTTAAAGTAGTCAGCATGGAATCCAAAATGCCCGAAAGCGATGAGAGCATCGTGCTCTTTTTATCGGGCGGGCTCATCAAAGGCGTCGGGGAGATCATTGCCCGGCGCATTGTGGAGCAGTTCCATGCTGACTCTTTTTCGGTGATCGAAAATAACCCCAGGCGATTGGCGCAGATCAAGGGCATCAGCCCCAAGATGGCGGATAAGATTCACGAGCAGTATATGGGGCTTCAGACGATCCGGGGCGTCATTCTCTCGCTGCAAAATATGGGGCTTTCCATCAAGGAGGCCATGGCGGCCTACGAGGTTTATGGGCAAAGCGCCTCCTATCTCATCGAGAAGAACCCCTACCGGCTCATCGAGGATGTGCCGGGCATCGGCTTTATGAAGGCAGACCGCATCGCGGCCGAGATTGGCATGGAGGGCTATGCCAGCCTGCGGCTGGAGAGCGGGCTTGTGCATATCCTAAAGCTCAAGATGGAGGCGGGGCACACCTGCTTTCCCCTGGATGCGGCCGTCAAAGCGGCGGCGGAATTTTTGCAGGCCGAGCCGCAGGAGGTTTTGCAGGCGGCTGAGCGCCTGGCGGGCCGGGGCGCCCTTGCGGAAAATACATATAACGGCGTGCGGGCAGTGGCGCTCTCCACGGCATACCTGGCCGAATCCTATGCGGCCTACCGGCTGGTGCAGCTCTCCAAGGCAGTGCCCAAAATTGAGGTTTCGGGTGCGCTGGTGGAGAGCATTTTGAAAAGCGACGAGATGCTCTCGGAGGAGCAGGAGCGGGCGGTGATGCTGGCGGCATCCTGCCCGGTCTGCGTCATCACGGGCGGCCCGGGCACGGGCAAGACCACCATCCTAAACCAGGTGCTCACTATTTTCGAGAAGAGCGGCATCGTTACGGCGCTGGCGGCGCCCACCGGCCGGGCGGCGAAACGCATGGAAAAGGCGACGCTGCGTTCTGCCAAAACCATCCACCGGCTGCTGGAATTCGGCGCCCAGCCCGGAGAGGATATTTCCGAATACAGCCGCTTCGCCCGGGATGAGGATAATCCCGTGGAGGCGGATGCCGTCATCATCGACGAGACTTCCATGGTGGATATTTTCCTGCTCAAAAACCTGCTGGCGGCGCTGGAGCCGGGCACGCGGCTGATTCTGACGGGAGACAGCGACCAGCTGCCCTCCGTCGGCCCGGGCAATGTGCTGAAAGACATCATCAGCAGCGGTCAGGTGCCTGTGGCGATCTTGAATGAAGTGTTCCGAAGCCAGGGCAACATTGCGCTGAACGCGCATAAAGTCAACCTGGGGGAGAGCATCGATCTCTTCTCCGCCGGGGACTTCCTCTTTCTGCCCACCAAAACGCCCGAAGAGGCGCTGGAGCGCACCATGCGCGTCTATCAGGAGCGGCTGGAAGAGGGCATCGCGATGGACGAGATCCAGATCATCTGCCCGGTGAAAAAGGGGACGATTGGCGTCTACAACATCAATAAGGAGATCCGCGAGCGGCTCAACCCCAGGCGGGTGGAAAAAAAGGAGCTGGAGTTCGGCGACACGGTTTACCGCGAGGGCGATAAAATCATGCAGACCGTCAACAACTACAACAAGGAGTGGTATCTGCAGGGGACGATGCGCGCGTTGACGGCAGGATCCGGCGCGTTCAACGGCGATATTGGCCGCATCCACAGCATCGATTCCGCGGAGCGCACGCTGGAAATCCTGTTCGACGACGACCGGCTGGCGCAGTACAGCCAAAACGAGCTTGCCGAGCTGGAACATGCCTATGCCGTTACCGTGCATAAGAGCCAGGGGAGCGAGTTCGACACGGTGATCCTGCCGCTCTTTTATGGCTACAGCGAGTTTCTCACGCGCAACCTGCTCTATACGGCCATCACCCGGGCAAAGCGCAAGATGATCCTCATCGGCAGCGAGCGTACCGTCGCGCACATGATCTCCAATGCCAGGGTTTCCCGGCGGTTTACGGCGCTGGATCACGAGATCCGTGCCCAGGCCGAGATGGTGGAAAAGCTGGCCGGGGGCAAGGAGAAGCAGGGAGATGAATGGGATGAACTGTTCCGGCTTTTGGAAGAAGATAAAGGGAACGGGCGCTGA